Proteins found in one Verrucomicrobiia bacterium genomic segment:
- a CDS encoding deoxyribonuclease IV — protein MSEVLLGAHMSIAGGVFNAFLSGKSVGCNTIQIFVKSNNQWRAKPLSDEEVEKYHHLQKETGIGPVVAHDSYLINAASQDSSLFAKSRDALKIELERCQKLKIPYLVMHPGSHLGAGESVGLATIARAINGIFEELEDKGTKIALETTAGQGSNLGYRFEHLAEIIGQVKQQKRMAVCLDTCHVFAAGYDIRTAEGYKNVMAEFDRIIGLPHLAAIHFNDSKKGLGSRVDRHEHIGKGELGKEAFGFFLNDARLAQVPKILETPKGPDYAEDKMNLKVLRSLIK, from the coding sequence ATGTCCGAAGTGCTTTTAGGGGCGCATATGTCCATCGCCGGTGGGGTGTTCAACGCCTTTCTCTCCGGGAAGTCGGTCGGCTGCAACACCATCCAAATCTTCGTCAAAAGCAACAATCAATGGCGGGCCAAACCGCTTTCCGACGAGGAGGTGGAAAAATACCATCATCTGCAAAAGGAGACCGGCATCGGCCCGGTGGTGGCGCACGACAGTTATTTGATCAACGCCGCCTCGCAGGACAGCTCGCTTTTTGCCAAGTCGCGGGACGCCTTGAAAATCGAACTGGAACGGTGCCAGAAGTTGAAAATTCCTTATCTGGTTATGCACCCCGGTTCGCACTTGGGGGCCGGCGAGTCAGTCGGGCTGGCCACCATTGCCCGGGCCATCAACGGGATTTTTGAGGAGTTGGAAGACAAGGGAACAAAAATCGCCCTCGAGACGACCGCCGGGCAGGGCTCCAATTTGGGGTACCGGTTCGAACACCTGGCCGAGATCATCGGGCAGGTCAAACAGCAGAAGCGGATGGCGGTCTGTCTGGACACCTGCCACGTTTTTGCCGCCGGCTACGACATCCGCACCGCGGAGGGGTATAAAAACGTGATGGCGGAATTCGACCGCATCATTGGGCTGCCGCACCTGGCGGCCATCCACTTCAACGACTCCAAGAAGGGATTGGGGAGCCGGGTGGACCGGCACGAGCATATCGGCAAAGGGGAGTTGGGAAAAGAGGCATTCGGGTTTTTCCTGAACGATGCCCGGCTGGCGCAGGTGCCGAAGATTCTGGAAACCCCCAAGGGGCCGGACTACGCGGAAGACAAAATGAACTTGAAGGTTTTGCGTTCCTTGATCAAATAA